In Deltaproteobacteria bacterium, a genomic segment contains:
- the ispD gene encoding 2-C-methyl-D-erythritol 4-phosphate cytidylyltransferase, translating to MKAARIWFPIFMAEPSASAIITAAGLGKRFGEGLPKQFMPLSGKPVLIHSIEAFSKSPLVEDITLVVPERWVEYTRREIVGRLETDKVGNVIAGGAERQDSVANGFQSLNGTPDIVVVHDGVRPFVSVEIIEEVINAASECGAAIAALPSHDTVKKSSPAQYIESTLPRDSLWFAQTPQAFRHEILRRAFIKASEDGFTGTDESLLVERTGVDVKLVTGSPYNIKITTEEDLLLGELIVKEGIHKKQE from the coding sequence ATGAAGGCGGCAAGAATATGGTTTCCGATCTTCATGGCTGAACCGAGCGCTTCCGCGATTATCACCGCCGCCGGACTGGGAAAGAGATTCGGCGAAGGTTTACCCAAGCAGTTTATGCCACTTAGCGGTAAACCCGTGCTCATCCATTCCATCGAGGCCTTTTCAAAATCCCCTTTAGTAGAGGATATTACCCTCGTTGTCCCTGAAAGATGGGTGGAATACACTCGCAGGGAAATAGTAGGGCGTCTTGAAACAGATAAAGTCGGGAATGTAATAGCCGGGGGGGCCGAAAGGCAGGATTCGGTCGCAAACGGTTTTCAGTCCTTAAACGGGACTCCCGATATAGTGGTCGTTCATGACGGGGTGCGCCCGTTTGTATCGGTCGAAATAATCGAGGAAGTCATAAACGCGGCTTCAGAGTGCGGCGCAGCGATCGCCGCTCTCCCTTCCCATGATACGGTAAAGAAATCATCACCCGCTCAATATATCGAAAGCACCCTGCCGAGGGACTCGCTCTGGTTCGCGCAGACTCCCCAGGCCTTCAGGCATGAGATACTGAGGCGGGCATTCATTAAGGCCTCTGAGGACGGGTTTACGGGTACGGACGAGTCGCTTCTCGTAGAAAGGACGGGGGTTGATGTTAAACTTGTAACAGGCTCTCCATATAATATAAAAATCACCACGGAAGAGGATCTCCTTCTCGGAGAGCTGATTGTGAAAGAGGGGATACACAAAAAACAGGAATAG
- the ispF gene encoding 2-C-methyl-D-erythritol 2,4-cyclodiphosphate synthase, whose amino-acid sequence MFKIGLGFDAHKFSTDRKLVLGGVEIPFEYGLTGHSDADVLSHAICDALLGALGEGDIGSHFPDSDPKYKGVSSLVFIEEAMKLLRASGYEAQNIDSVIVCEKPKIAPHIPEIKARLSQATGLPAGALGVKATTTDTMGFTGRGEGIAAYAVAMVKSQP is encoded by the coding sequence ATGTTTAAAATCGGACTCGGCTTCGACGCCCATAAATTCTCCACGGACCGGAAGCTCGTACTCGGAGGCGTGGAGATACCCTTTGAGTACGGCCTGACGGGACACTCGGACGCGGATGTGCTTTCACACGCTATATGCGACGCCCTTTTGGGGGCGCTCGGCGAGGGAGACATAGGGAGCCATTTCCCCGATTCCGATCCGAAGTACAAAGGCGTGTCCAGTCTCGTCTTTATCGAAGAAGCGATGAAGCTCCTCCGCGCGAGCGGTTACGAGGCTCAGAACATAGACAGCGTAATCGTCTGCGAGAAACCCAAAATCGCCCCTCACATTCCGGAGATAAAAGCCAGACTTTCACAGGCGACAGGGCTTCCGGCGGGTGCCCTCGGAGTCAAAGCCACGACGACCGACACGATGGGGTTTACGGGAAGGGGGGAGGGAATTGCCGCTTACGCAGTAGCTATGGTAAAATCGCAACCCTAA
- a CDS encoding TRAM domain-containing protein, with protein MKLKILFFILGTLTGFFIANSQFDLVISSAAAVVFGAATTGIVWGFEQFMKRYTPKAYLGAAIGMAAASFTFFALKDVLAGLSIPSDILPFVTAAFFLMLFHFGIRVGFRKGKEAEYIGRKRIRKPAGETKILDTSVIIDGRIADVAEAGFISGTMIIPKFIIKELQHIADSSEPIKRVRGRRGLDVLKRMQKEIPNVTVKITNHDFPNIKEADLKLVELASKLNGIIITNDFNLNKVAGLQNVKVMNLNELSNALKPVVLPGETMTIHVVKEGKEENQGVGYLEDGTMVVVDEAKRHLGDEIQVSVTSVLQTPTGRMIFSRVKDEGGKNMVSDLHG; from the coding sequence ATGAAGCTCAAAATACTATTTTTTATACTCGGCACACTAACCGGATTTTTCATTGCAAATTCACAGTTTGATCTCGTTATAAGCTCCGCCGCCGCCGTTGTGTTCGGCGCGGCGACAACAGGCATAGTTTGGGGATTCGAGCAGTTCATGAAAAGATATACGCCCAAGGCTTACCTCGGGGCGGCTATCGGCATGGCTGCAGCATCGTTTACATTTTTTGCGCTTAAAGACGTACTCGCGGGCCTTTCCATACCTTCGGACATACTCCCGTTTGTAACAGCGGCGTTTTTCCTGATGCTGTTCCATTTCGGTATAAGAGTAGGATTCAGAAAGGGCAAGGAAGCCGAATACATAGGGAGAAAGCGCATAAGAAAACCCGCGGGGGAGACAAAGATACTCGATACGAGCGTCATTATCGACGGAAGGATTGCCGATGTGGCCGAAGCCGGCTTTATAAGCGGCACTATGATTATTCCGAAGTTCATAATCAAGGAGCTTCAGCACATAGCCGACTCCTCAGAACCCATAAAGCGAGTGAGGGGCAGAAGGGGGCTCGATGTCCTTAAAAGGATGCAAAAGGAAATCCCCAACGTCACGGTTAAAATCACCAACCATGACTTTCCGAACATAAAAGAGGCCGATTTGAAGCTCGTGGAGCTGGCCAGTAAATTAAACGGCATAATCATCACTAATGATTTTAATCTGAATAAAGTTGCCGGCCTTCAGAACGTTAAGGTCATGAATCTGAACGAGCTTTCAAACGCTTTGAAACCCGTCGTGCTTCCCGGAGAGACAATGACCATTCATGTCGTAAAAGAAGGGAAGGAGGAAAATCAGGGTGTCGGCTACCTTGAGGACGGCACGATGGTAGTAGTGGATGAAGCCAAGAGGCACCTCGGCGACGAGATTCAGGTCTCCGTGACGAGCGTCCTTCAGACACCGACCGGGAGAATGATTTTCTCCAGGGTAAAAGATGAAGGCGGCAAGAATATGGTTTCCGATCTTCATGGCTGA